In Deinococcus sp. QL22, the following are encoded in one genomic region:
- a CDS encoding YihY/virulence factor BrkB family protein, protein MKPALTLADLFTLIRESALAFGQDKAPRLAAAIAYYAIFAVAPMLFFALAVASRFLANVDVQEQLFSFLAQNLGADAVDFVRTLIPTDDSLQKSSTAATIIGFVTLFLGATGLFVQLQDALNSLWGAEPGPPVGPLAMIGTRLLSFVLVLSFGVLIIAFLVGNTYLSAVAERIGDLIGAGAFFVRVGTFLLSLLLLTPVFASVYKLLPSVKLQWKDVWVGGAVTALMFTLGQLLIGLYFGRAAPGSLFGAAGSLVILLLWIYYSSMIFFFGAEVTWVYSQKYGTRAGGAANVAKKQQLAAQGANIDAAPSTQELESAAQKATRPPRHVFGRTLPPLPQFLSKVVRPKSATPDVLPSISAAVWNAVLALLAIPAVIVLKLIGWRGGPRR, encoded by the coding sequence GTGAAACCCGCCCTCACGCTGGCTGACCTGTTCACCCTGATCCGCGAATCGGCGTTGGCATTCGGGCAGGACAAAGCGCCCCGGCTGGCCGCCGCCATCGCCTATTACGCCATTTTTGCGGTGGCCCCGATGTTGTTTTTTGCTCTGGCCGTTGCCAGCCGCTTCTTGGCGAATGTGGATGTGCAGGAGCAGTTGTTCAGCTTTTTGGCCCAGAACCTTGGTGCAGACGCGGTGGACTTTGTTCGCACGCTGATTCCTACGGATGACAGCCTGCAAAAGTCCAGCACCGCCGCCACTATCATCGGCTTCGTCACGCTGTTTTTGGGGGCGACCGGGCTATTTGTGCAACTGCAAGACGCCCTCAACAGCCTTTGGGGCGCAGAGCCGGGGCCACCTGTGGGGCCGCTGGCCATGATCGGAACACGGCTGTTGTCTTTCGTGCTGGTGCTGAGTTTCGGCGTGCTGATCATCGCTTTTCTGGTGGGTAATACCTACCTGTCGGCGGTGGCCGAGCGCATTGGCGACCTGATCGGTGCGGGGGCATTTTTCGTGCGCGTGGGCACGTTTCTGTTGTCCCTGCTGCTGCTGACCCCCGTGTTCGCCAGCGTCTACAAACTGCTGCCCAGCGTCAAACTCCAGTGGAAAGACGTGTGGGTGGGCGGGGCCGTGACCGCGCTGATGTTTACGCTGGGGCAACTGCTGATCGGCCTGTATTTTGGCCGCGCCGCGCCCGGCAGCCTGTTCGGGGCCGCCGGATCGCTGGTCATCTTGCTGCTGTGGATCTACTACTCCAGCATGATTTTCTTCTTTGGGGCAGAAGTCACGTGGGTCTACTCCCAGAAGTACGGCACGCGGGCAGGCGGGGCCGCCAACGTTGCCAAAAAGCAGCAACTGGCTGCACAGGGCGCAAACATAGACGCTGCCCCCAGCACGCAGGAGCTGGAAAGCGCCGCGCAGAAGGCCACCCGCCCGCCCCGTCACGTCTTTGGCCGCACGCTGCCGCCACTGCCCCAATTCCTCTCCAAAGTCGTCCGGCCCAAATCCGCCACGCCCGACGTGTTGCCCAGCATCAGCGCCGCCGTCTGGAACGCGGTATTGGCTCTGCTCGCCATTCCCGCCGTCATCGTGCTGAAGCTGATCGGCTGGCGTGGTGGGCCGCGCCGCTAG
- a CDS encoding nitrilase-related carbon-nitrogen hydrolase: MSHPAAPRTFRAIAVQPKWSADDFVSADAFRAWMRSQLELAGPHLHPTQANLVVLTELNGLPLVLRGFPLAARAGTFERAALLLFLTRLPSVLPVLLRERVSPIRALQLSAWQVNTRLYLHTCRDLAREYGVYLCCGSTPMPRLSLRAGRVVRKAGMLTNQTVILDPQGRLIGATDKVHLTPAEEAQGVDLTPGLLSELRVFPTPVGDLGVGISLDAFRADVVGRLEAQGCTVLLQPDANGAPWTSLEGLPPDPTNVRDQPVAWLESAWTATTTGRSIRYAVNPMVVGNLLDLSFDGQSAVTGRAEDAPDLKSYVLTDPRPGFLALAPWVQGSGTPGELRQLGLNLSARSGHPRENTYRTDLLHADLTLPAMTLTPPPRTPHEEALEAVLAEASAPVVISGRWLPLAIVAGLAALVLRLWRRRR; encoded by the coding sequence ATGTCTCATCCTGCCGCCCCGCGCACCTTCCGGGCCATCGCCGTGCAGCCCAAATGGAGCGCCGACGATTTTGTCAGTGCCGATGCGTTCAGGGCGTGGATGCGCTCGCAACTGGAGCTGGCCGGCCCGCATCTGCACCCCACTCAGGCCAATCTGGTGGTGCTGACCGAACTGAACGGCCTGCCACTGGTGCTGCGAGGTTTTCCTCTGGCGGCGCGGGCTGGAACCTTCGAGCGGGCGGCGTTGCTGCTGTTCCTGACGCGCCTGCCCAGCGTGCTGCCTGTGCTGCTGCGGGAACGGGTGTCGCCTATTCGGGCACTGCAACTGTCGGCGTGGCAGGTCAACACGCGCCTGTACCTGCACACTTGCCGTGATCTGGCGCGGGAATATGGCGTGTACCTGTGCTGTGGCTCCACGCCTATGCCGCGCCTCAGTCTCAGGGCTGGGCGGGTGGTGCGGAAGGCAGGCATGCTGACCAACCAGACGGTTATCCTTGACCCACAAGGCCGCCTGATCGGGGCCACCGACAAGGTTCACCTCACGCCTGCCGAGGAAGCGCAGGGCGTAGACCTGACCCCCGGCCTCCTCTCGGAACTGCGGGTCTTTCCCACCCCTGTTGGTGACCTGGGCGTGGGTATCAGCCTGGACGCCTTCCGCGCCGATGTGGTTGGCCGCCTGGAGGCGCAGGGCTGCACGGTGCTGCTGCAACCCGATGCCAACGGCGCACCGTGGACAAGTTTGGAAGGTCTGCCGCCCGACCCCACCAATGTCCGAGATCAACCGGTGGCTTGGTTGGAATCAGCGTGGACGGCCACCACCACAGGCCGCTCTATTCGCTACGCCGTGAATCCGATGGTGGTGGGCAACCTGCTCGACCTGTCGTTTGACGGCCAGAGTGCGGTTACTGGACGCGCCGAGGATGCTCCCGACCTCAAAAGCTACGTGCTGACCGACCCCCGCCCCGGCTTTTTGGCACTGGCTCCCTGGGTGCAGGGCTCTGGGACGCCGGGCGAGTTGCGCCAACTTGGGCTGAACCTCTCGGCCCGCAGCGGCCACCCCCGCGAGAATACCTACCGTACCGACCTGCTGCACGCCGACCTGACTTTGCCCGCCATGACGCTTACTCCGCCGCCCCGCACGCCACACGAGGAGGCGCTGGAAGCTGTGTTGGCCGAAGCTTCTGCGCCTGTGGTTATATCTGGACGCTGGCTGCCGCTGGCAATTGTGGCTGGATTGGCGGCGCTTGTGCTGAGGCTCTGGCGGCGCAGGCGTTGA
- a CDS encoding S8 family serine peptidase, translating into MKQFTACSLGLTLLLASCGQTTPQVAESGAATLTPLAARAQTQVTALTACQALYSTAPSTVQVDSTMRYGQVGTLILSFADDASKGRAITWMDSNLPVDLGQGLGALTTLPVVAVKTLITPQLVDSLQRNLPGLVSVYQDAPLRYQLAESVKFIGADSAQSTYSVSGKGVGVGIIDSGVDASHQDLTHVAKNVKLAGPITDTPAGGYLYADLPNTDTTSGHGTHVASTIGGSGAASAGSARLRRGVAPGATIVGVGAGDGLSILYALQGFDYLMKPEIRETYNVRVISNSWGSSGEFAPYNPISLAAKRAYDAGMVVVFAAGNEGPGANTLNPYSASPCVISVAAGDKQGYLADFSSRGRAGETNVHPDVTAPGVDISAARALTGLAATTVPDLDNPVYATISGTSMATPHISGVVALMLEANPKLNLDSVLSLFKQTSRPMYYTQAATSGLDPAQVVVKKRELWEVGFGYVDANAAVRESVKLNPSRSTVQTTALPGWTGTVNPAVCAPTAGCVANAQHEHTVSVPTGSSALRVATEWGNPAYDLDLEVYNPAGQLIGSSAQGTSTGEAVSIPNPASGNWKVVLKGYLNATTTYTGTAEVDKVVLLK; encoded by the coding sequence ATGAAACAGTTCACTGCTTGCAGCCTCGGCCTTACCCTTCTTCTCGCCTCCTGCGGCCAGACCACCCCCCAAGTCGCTGAATCTGGTGCGGCGACCCTCACGCCTCTCGCGGCGCGGGCGCAAACACAGGTCACCGCCCTGACGGCCTGTCAGGCCCTGTACTCCACAGCGCCCAGCACCGTGCAGGTGGACAGCACCATGCGTTACGGCCAGGTTGGCACGTTGATCCTGTCCTTTGCAGACGACGCCAGCAAAGGCCGCGCGATCACCTGGATGGACTCCAATCTTCCGGTCGACCTGGGCCAGGGTCTGGGTGCACTCACGACCCTACCGGTGGTGGCCGTCAAGACCCTGATCACCCCGCAACTGGTCGACAGTCTCCAGCGCAACCTGCCGGGCCTGGTGTCGGTGTACCAGGACGCTCCGCTGCGCTACCAGCTGGCCGAGAGCGTCAAGTTCATCGGTGCTGACAGCGCGCAGAGCACCTACAGCGTCAGCGGCAAGGGGGTGGGCGTGGGCATTATCGACTCCGGTGTCGATGCCAGCCACCAAGACCTGACGCACGTGGCGAAGAACGTCAAACTGGCTGGGCCTATCACGGATACGCCTGCCGGCGGCTACCTCTACGCTGACCTGCCGAACACTGACACCACCAGCGGGCACGGCACCCACGTGGCCAGCACGATCGGCGGCTCAGGTGCCGCTTCGGCAGGCAGCGCCCGCCTGCGCCGCGGAGTCGCGCCCGGCGCTACCATCGTCGGCGTCGGCGCGGGTGACGGCCTGAGCATCCTGTACGCTCTGCAGGGCTTTGACTACCTGATGAAGCCCGAAATCCGCGAAACTTACAACGTCCGCGTCATCAGCAATTCCTGGGGCTCCAGCGGCGAGTTCGCGCCCTACAACCCCATCAGTTTGGCCGCCAAGCGTGCCTACGACGCCGGCATGGTCGTCGTATTCGCCGCCGGGAACGAAGGCCCCGGCGCCAACACCCTGAATCCCTACTCAGCCAGCCCCTGCGTGATCAGTGTGGCAGCCGGCGATAAGCAGGGCTACCTGGCGGACTTCAGCAGCCGGGGCCGCGCCGGCGAAACCAACGTCCATCCGGACGTCACCGCCCCCGGAGTCGACATCAGCGCTGCCCGCGCCCTGACCGGCCTGGCCGCAACCACCGTGCCGGATCTCGACAATCCTGTGTATGCCACCATCAGCGGCACGAGCATGGCAACCCCGCATATCAGCGGCGTGGTGGCCTTGATGCTCGAAGCCAACCCCAAGCTCAATCTGGACAGTGTACTCAGCCTGTTCAAGCAGACCAGCCGCCCCATGTACTACACGCAGGCCGCCACCAGTGGCCTGGATCCCGCGCAGGTGGTCGTCAAGAAACGCGAGCTGTGGGAAGTGGGGTTCGGCTATGTAGACGCCAACGCCGCGGTGCGCGAGTCGGTCAAACTCAATCCCAGCCGCTCCACGGTGCAGACCACAGCGCTGCCGGGCTGGACCGGTACCGTGAATCCGGCGGTGTGCGCGCCGACCGCCGGCTGCGTGGCGAACGCCCAGCATGAGCACACAGTCAGCGTGCCGACTGGCAGCAGCGCGCTGCGTGTCGCCACCGAATGGGGCAACCCCGCCTATGACCTGGATCTGGAGGTCTACAACCCCGCCGGTCAGCTCATCGGTTCCAGCGCTCAGGGCACCAGCACAGGCGAAGCGGTGAGCATCCCCAACCCGGCCAGTGGCAACTGGAAGGTCGTACTCAAGGGCTACCTCAATGCCACCACCACCTACACTGGAACTGCTGAAGTCGACAAGGTCGTTCTTCTGAAGTAA
- a CDS encoding tetratricopeptide repeat protein, whose product MDALPAPLLRALNETRLGVVAPVDVGAGQAALRAWAHARGWTVLDTLPGPGDREWLWCPASRKALGDLRPEHQDALFVRPGDLLPAPEAWDVLPDTPDSWREAVITAYGDWPSALSVVQRLRTPEAGLALPSVDELPRDPQVRVLLSPDWPPADLTSSAARLATSALVNPAVAAALEVDLVDLDRLADGGWLWPVPGGWTFPELLRRALCPVPDPVVAGQAAQVLNSAGHEAAALNTLAGAGAWAQHLQVLAQNARAGQGETSLRARLARVPVAWRQAPAALYLAGLLARSSGDLDEAEALYTHALEGLEAGLLATAHNARGVVRAMRGQIGAALADFEVATGSLGVTAGEANQNRALLLIQTGRHAEAERSLGQAVAAFRAAGDTPREVRSLETLGGLQFGRGLLQEALVPYGKALELQSSSPQDAAMTHLNLAEVYAALGDFGRTETHIQAARSLLGDGERGDAGGWIRRVEALLALHRGQPAQALLWLEKITTQDQTLRAEAALLQARAHRELDQGPQAEVALNQARQLGLRADLEAALQGQGELDGVIAAARDEEARLELATALLHRGTSEDLTKALQLIRTQGYLPLLGSRAAHRLVEVARDPETRTLFPLRVQALGPLRVQHAGRTWHLADFPTRKSAALLMALALSERPQSREALADRFWPGAKNPLASLQTAVYHLRSTFGTALVSTERGQLSLLFPVHSDLLDLRTALQQLDAARLAALLRPLTAPLSAFPDLPSELPEEREQAERLLHDALRTHAAAQPEGDVRRRDALRTLITADPLDLDSRQHLIRWHEGQGELEAADQERRHLEQARQILEDG is encoded by the coding sequence ATGGACGCGTTGCCCGCCCCGCTCTTGCGGGCGCTGAATGAAACGCGGCTGGGGGTGGTGGCCCCAGTCGACGTGGGGGCGGGTCAAGCCGCGCTGCGTGCCTGGGCGCATGCCAGAGGCTGGACGGTGCTGGATACGCTGCCGGGCCCTGGTGACCGGGAGTGGTTGTGGTGTCCGGCGTCCCGGAAGGCGCTGGGAGATTTGAGGCCCGAGCATCAGGACGCCCTGTTTGTTCGTCCAGGCGATCTCCTCCCGGCGCCGGAAGCCTGGGACGTACTCCCCGACACCCCGGACAGTTGGCGGGAAGCCGTCATCACTGCCTACGGGGACTGGCCGTCGGCGCTGAGCGTCGTGCAGCGGCTGAGAACACCAGAGGCCGGTCTGGCCCTGCCGTCCGTGGATGAATTGCCCCGCGACCCCCAGGTGCGGGTTCTGCTGTCCCCTGACTGGCCCCCAGCCGATCTCACGTCCTCGGCCGCGCGCCTGGCTACCTCGGCCCTGGTGAATCCGGCCGTGGCGGCAGCGTTGGAGGTGGATCTGGTCGACCTCGACAGGCTGGCCGACGGAGGCTGGCTGTGGCCGGTGCCCGGTGGGTGGACGTTTCCAGAGCTCCTGCGCCGTGCACTGTGCCCGGTGCCTGATCCCGTTGTGGCCGGGCAGGCGGCCCAGGTTCTGAATAGCGCTGGCCACGAGGCTGCCGCACTGAATACGCTGGCTGGTGCAGGTGCCTGGGCCCAGCATCTACAGGTGTTGGCGCAAAATGCGCGTGCTGGACAGGGCGAGACCAGTCTGCGGGCCCGCCTGGCCCGCGTGCCAGTCGCGTGGCGGCAGGCCCCAGCCGCGCTGTATCTGGCGGGTCTGCTGGCACGCAGCAGCGGTGACCTGGACGAAGCGGAAGCGCTCTATACCCACGCGCTGGAGGGCCTGGAAGCTGGCCTGCTGGCGACGGCCCACAATGCGCGTGGCGTCGTGCGGGCCATGCGCGGCCAGATCGGGGCGGCCCTGGCTGACTTTGAGGTGGCCACCGGGAGCCTGGGTGTGACTGCCGGTGAAGCCAACCAGAACCGCGCGCTGCTGCTGATTCAGACGGGCCGCCACGCAGAGGCCGAGCGGAGTCTGGGCCAGGCTGTGGCGGCCTTCCGGGCTGCAGGCGATACCCCGCGCGAGGTTCGCAGTCTCGAGACGTTGGGCGGGCTGCAATTCGGACGCGGGTTGCTGCAAGAGGCTCTCGTTCCGTACGGCAAGGCGCTGGAACTTCAATCAAGCTCGCCCCAAGACGCGGCCATGACCCACCTGAACCTTGCGGAGGTGTACGCGGCCCTGGGCGACTTTGGCCGCACCGAAACTCACATCCAGGCTGCCCGCAGTCTGCTCGGCGATGGGGAGAGGGGAGACGCCGGCGGGTGGATCCGGCGTGTGGAGGCTCTGCTGGCACTGCACCGTGGCCAGCCAGCGCAGGCGCTGCTGTGGCTGGAAAAAATCACCACCCAGGATCAGACCCTGCGCGCTGAGGCGGCCCTGCTGCAGGCCCGGGCCCACCGCGAACTGGATCAGGGGCCGCAGGCCGAGGTCGCCCTGAATCAGGCCCGGCAACTCGGCCTGCGCGCCGATCTGGAAGCGGCTCTTCAGGGGCAGGGCGAACTGGATGGAGTGATTGCCGCCGCCCGCGATGAGGAAGCCCGGCTGGAACTGGCCACCGCGCTGCTCCACCGCGGCACGTCGGAGGACTTGACCAAGGCCCTGCAGCTGATCCGGACGCAGGGCTACCTGCCGCTGCTGGGCAGCCGGGCCGCCCACCGCTTGGTGGAAGTGGCCCGCGATCCTGAAACCCGCACGCTGTTTCCACTTCGTGTTCAGGCGCTGGGCCCCCTCCGGGTTCAGCATGCGGGGCGCACCTGGCACCTGGCAGATTTTCCGACCCGCAAAAGTGCGGCGCTGCTGATGGCCCTGGCACTCTCTGAGCGGCCCCAGAGCCGTGAGGCCCTCGCCGACCGCTTCTGGCCCGGGGCGAAAAATCCGCTGGCCAGCCTTCAGACCGCCGTCTATCACCTGCGCAGCACCTTTGGTACCGCGTTGGTCAGCACCGAACGCGGTCAGCTCTCGCTGCTGTTTCCAGTTCACAGCGATCTTCTGGATCTCCGCACGGCCCTGCAGCAACTGGACGCTGCCCGTCTCGCGGCGTTGCTGAGACCCCTGACCGCCCCCCTGAGCGCCTTTCCTGATCTTCCCAGCGAACTGCCGGAAGAACGTGAGCAGGCAGAGCGGCTCCTGCATGACGCGCTGCGCACCCACGCCGCCGCGCAGCCGGAAGGCGACGTCCGGCGACGCGACGCGCTGCGCACCCTGATCACCGCCGATCCGCTGGATCTCGACAGCCGTCAGCACCTGATCCGCTGGCACGAGGGCCAGGGGGAGCTGGAGGCCGCCGACCAGGAACGCCGTCACCTGGAGCAGGCTCGTCAGATCCTGGAAGACGGCTGA
- a CDS encoding GAF domain-containing protein: MTSPPGSDLGPFAALAENLQEIIETLAATRTEREVIEIVLTPAVNALGAVAGILLLVDQTDQQLKIAGSQGYEDGTPTIWQEGPIEDHVVIADILRMREALYFEYAGALKEAYPELESRTGGLAAIANAALPMFLDNRPLGVIVLDFKEPHHFTSAERRFLKILSAQCAVALGRAQATGMLEDRVEDRTRQLEEERAAQAAFVAFTEAVGSETDLPTLIRQAITVLQGRFLGASIVYYEEEGNLWKARVWSEDMRPELVALITAGLPLETPLFAEVSHTRQPVFTDAWDAEREGVASSEEYGAAANYPLVMDGGLHWVLSIGLRGTRTWIEADKALLRSVGRSLNLALERTETTRRLALQNTELQARTRALEAFAELTRDLALTTDPLLLIRRALEVMMSMLVDGAVSFYVLEDGQWYSRVQHGTLRSPELQAAVDAGLPYAETQNLVIPWTTGQPYYQDVYDQDTDNLPSLAGHFSATATLPLREEGALIGVLAFVLFDQRHWSSVDRVVLETTVHSLELALDRAAKTKSLDEERTALSAFTRFAELVGSETDVQVLVGQAITLLHETCDVEAAYFERDGDLFSAAVWSPSADPALLPHLRQGFPLQHSSIALGLRQNTAAYIDHWQDTGLLIPESGIYQAVAGYPYFMDGTLDSVLMIGSQTSPTWDERSKGIFRAVGRSLDLALDRARQTRMVTVQRDMLDARTRSLGAANEELEAFAYSVSHDLRTPVRHMTSFGNLLRKTLDDRLDEKSARYLSIIDQAAVRMNTLIDAMLDLSRTSRHTLSFQWVDLNALVMAVRATLELDAVERQIVWVIGPLPRVMGDQGLLRQVFENLLSNALKYTARKSEARIEIWAEDGPHEWRVCVRDNGVGFDSRYTHKLFGVFQRLHRQEEFEGTGVGLANVRRVVARHGGTVTAEGVLDQGATFSFTLPKGELAEGQVDFKGAEEQAADADTGRVR; the protein is encoded by the coding sequence ATGACTTCGCCGCCTGGCTCCGATCTGGGGCCCTTCGCTGCTCTGGCAGAAAATCTTCAGGAGATCATCGAAACACTCGCGGCAACCCGCACGGAGCGCGAGGTCATCGAGATCGTGCTCACCCCGGCTGTGAACGCCCTCGGAGCCGTCGCCGGGATCCTGCTGCTCGTCGACCAGACCGATCAACAGCTGAAGATCGCGGGCAGTCAGGGCTACGAAGACGGAACCCCGACCATCTGGCAGGAAGGCCCGATCGAAGACCATGTGGTGATCGCTGACATCCTGCGGATGCGTGAGGCCCTGTACTTCGAGTACGCCGGTGCATTGAAGGAAGCCTATCCAGAACTCGAGAGCCGCACTGGGGGACTGGCAGCGATCGCCAACGCAGCGCTGCCGATGTTCCTGGACAACCGGCCGCTCGGGGTCATCGTGCTGGACTTTAAGGAGCCGCACCACTTCACCTCCGCAGAACGACGCTTCCTCAAGATTCTGTCGGCCCAGTGCGCCGTCGCTCTCGGACGCGCACAAGCGACCGGGATGCTGGAAGACCGGGTCGAGGATCGCACCCGGCAGCTGGAGGAGGAACGGGCCGCCCAGGCCGCCTTCGTGGCGTTTACCGAGGCGGTCGGCAGTGAGACCGATCTGCCCACGCTGATCCGGCAGGCGATCACCGTGCTCCAGGGCCGCTTTCTGGGAGCGAGCATCGTCTACTACGAGGAGGAAGGGAACCTATGGAAGGCGCGTGTCTGGAGCGAGGACATGCGCCCTGAACTGGTCGCGCTGATCACGGCTGGGCTTCCGCTGGAGACCCCGCTGTTCGCGGAAGTGTCTCACACCCGGCAGCCGGTGTTCACGGACGCCTGGGACGCCGAACGGGAGGGGGTGGCCTCCAGCGAGGAATACGGCGCTGCGGCCAACTATCCGCTCGTAATGGACGGTGGACTGCACTGGGTGTTGTCCATCGGTCTCCGGGGCACCCGCACCTGGATTGAAGCAGACAAAGCGCTGCTGCGGTCGGTGGGGCGGAGCCTGAACCTGGCGCTGGAACGCACCGAAACCACCCGTCGGCTGGCGCTCCAGAACACCGAGTTGCAGGCCCGCACCCGGGCCCTGGAAGCCTTCGCGGAGCTGACGCGCGACCTGGCGCTCACCACCGACCCACTCCTGCTCATCCGGCGCGCGCTGGAGGTGATGATGTCCATGCTCGTGGACGGGGCGGTGTCGTTTTATGTCCTCGAAGACGGCCAGTGGTACAGCCGCGTGCAACACGGTACGCTCCGCTCGCCCGAGTTGCAGGCTGCGGTCGACGCTGGCCTCCCGTATGCGGAAACCCAGAACCTGGTCATCCCCTGGACGACGGGGCAACCGTACTACCAGGACGTCTACGACCAGGACACCGACAATCTGCCTTCACTCGCGGGCCACTTCAGTGCGACTGCCACGCTGCCGCTGCGGGAGGAGGGAGCGCTAATTGGCGTCCTGGCGTTCGTGCTGTTCGACCAGCGGCACTGGTCGAGCGTGGACCGGGTGGTGCTGGAGACGACCGTGCATAGCCTGGAGTTGGCACTGGACCGGGCCGCCAAGACGAAGTCGCTGGACGAGGAGCGCACCGCCCTGTCAGCCTTCACGCGCTTTGCCGAGCTGGTCGGCAGCGAAACGGATGTTCAGGTCTTGGTCGGGCAGGCCATCACCCTGCTGCACGAGACCTGTGATGTGGAAGCCGCTTACTTCGAGCGTGATGGTGATCTCTTCAGTGCGGCGGTCTGGAGCCCCTCGGCGGATCCTGCCCTCCTGCCTCACTTACGGCAGGGCTTCCCACTGCAGCACTCCAGCATCGCCCTGGGGCTCCGGCAGAACACAGCCGCGTATATAGATCACTGGCAGGACACCGGGCTGCTGATCCCAGAGTCGGGGATCTATCAGGCAGTTGCCGGCTACCCCTACTTTATGGACGGAACACTGGACAGCGTGTTGATGATCGGGTCACAGACGTCGCCGACTTGGGATGAACGGAGCAAGGGAATCTTCCGCGCGGTCGGTCGCAGTCTGGATCTGGCCCTGGACCGGGCGCGGCAGACCCGGATGGTGACTGTCCAACGCGACATGCTGGACGCCCGAACCCGCTCGCTCGGCGCGGCCAACGAGGAGCTGGAAGCTTTTGCTTACTCGGTCTCGCATGACCTGCGCACGCCGGTGCGCCACATGACAAGTTTCGGTAATTTGCTCCGCAAGACGCTGGATGACCGTCTGGACGAGAAGTCAGCCCGGTATCTCAGCATCATCGATCAGGCGGCGGTGAGGATGAACACCCTGATCGATGCGATGCTGGATCTCTCGCGCACGTCCCGGCACACCCTCTCTTTCCAATGGGTGGATCTGAACGCGTTGGTGATGGCCGTGCGGGCCACTCTTGAGTTGGACGCCGTAGAGCGGCAGATCGTCTGGGTCATAGGCCCTCTGCCCCGGGTGATGGGGGATCAGGGCTTGCTCCGACAAGTCTTTGAGAACTTACTCAGCAACGCCCTCAAATACACCGCCCGCAAGTCAGAGGCACGGATTGAGATCTGGGCAGAGGACGGCCCACACGAGTGGCGCGTCTGTGTACGGGACAACGGAGTGGGGTTCGATTCGCGCTACACCCACAAACTGTTTGGCGTGTTTCAGCGTCTACATCGTCAGGAGGAGTTTGAGGGCACCGGCGTGGGACTGGCAAATGTACGCCGGGTTGTGGCTCGGCACGGCGGGACGGTGACCGCAGAGGGAGTGCTGGATCAGGGCGCGACCTTCTCGTTCACGCTGCCCAAAGGTGAACTGGCTGAAGGTCAGGTGGACTTCAAAGGAGCAGAAGAACAGGCCGCAGACGCAGACACGGGCAGGGTTCGGTGA
- a CDS encoding Fur family transcriptional regulator: MTATRTTRQRDVIAHVLEGAEGPLAVGDVHERALSDLPGLGIATVYRTLKLLTEQGRIHPVTLDGETRYEASGKGHHHHFSCTRCGRVFTLHTCPVALPRGTVYPGGFIVEAHEVTLYGQCPQCAAASA, translated from the coding sequence ATGACTGCCACGCGCACGACCCGTCAACGTGATGTGATTGCCCACGTGCTGGAGGGTGCGGAAGGCCCGTTGGCCGTAGGTGACGTGCATGAGCGTGCCCTTTCTGATCTGCCCGGTCTGGGCATTGCTACGGTGTACCGCACCCTCAAACTGCTGACCGAACAGGGCCGCATTCACCCGGTGACGCTGGACGGCGAAACGCGCTACGAGGCCAGCGGCAAAGGCCACCACCATCATTTTTCCTGCACCCGCTGTGGGCGCGTGTTTACGCTGCACACCTGCCCGGTGGCCCTGCCACGCGGCACGGTTTATCCGGGCGGATTTATCGTGGAGGCCCACGAGGTCACGCTGTATGGGCAATGCCCGCAGTGCGCCGCCGCTTCCGCCTGA